From the genome of Blautia pseudococcoides, one region includes:
- a CDS encoding shikimate dehydrogenase produces the protein MIPITGYTQLTGLLGSPVKHSISPMMHNTGFQALGLDFVYLCFEVNEESLEDAVKGLRTLHVKGFNLTMPNKNKILEYLDELSPAARLIGAVNTVENREGKLIGHNTDGIGFMRAVRAQDIGVAGKCITLMGIGGAATAICTQAALDGAGRIYVFARMTSKYLPRMKELIWRLKKETGCEILLCDNEDRDRLKKSLRESVLLVNATSVGMEPDEEGCILPGKDYLHEGLAVGDIVYDPWETRLLRMAKEAGCKGFNGYAMLLYQGAEAFRIWTGREMPLEVVREKLGK, from the coding sequence ATGATACCAATTACAGGATATACACAGCTTACCGGACTACTGGGAAGCCCGGTGAAACACAGCATTTCCCCTATGATGCATAATACCGGTTTCCAGGCCCTGGGACTGGATTTTGTCTATCTTTGTTTTGAAGTAAATGAAGAGAGTTTGGAGGATGCGGTAAAAGGACTTCGTACGCTTCACGTAAAGGGATTTAATCTGACTATGCCCAATAAAAATAAGATATTGGAATATCTGGATGAACTGTCCCCTGCCGCAAGGCTGATCGGCGCAGTCAATACAGTGGAGAACCGGGAGGGGAAGCTGATTGGGCATAACACGGACGGCATTGGATTTATGCGGGCTGTAAGGGCACAGGATATTGGTGTGGCGGGAAAATGTATTACGCTTATGGGAATTGGAGGGGCTGCCACCGCTATCTGTACACAGGCGGCGCTTGACGGGGCCGGCAGGATTTATGTGTTTGCCAGAATGACCAGCAAATATCTGCCCCGGATGAAAGAGCTGATCTGGCGTCTAAAAAAGGAGACGGGGTGTGAGATCCTGCTCTGTGATAATGAGGATAGAGACCGGCTCAAGAAAAGTCTGAGGGAGAGTGTTCTGCTTGTGAATGCTACTTCTGTGGGGATGGAACCGGATGAGGAGGGGTGTATTCTGCCCGGAAAGGATTACCTGCATGAAGGACTGGCTGTGGGGGATATTGTGTATGATCCGTGGGAAACACGGCTGCTGCGGATGGCAAAAGAGGCTGGGTGTAAGGGGTTTAATGGGTATGCTATGCTGTTGTATCAGGGAGCGGAGGCGTTTCGGATATGGACGGGGAGGGAGATGCCGCTTGAGGTTGTTCGGGAGAAATTGGGGAAGTAA
- a CDS encoding sugar kinase, protein MAKRVITFGEIMLRLAPEGYYRFVQADTFGATYGGGEANVAVSLANYGFDAAFVTKLPKHEIGQAAVNSLRKYGVDTTKIARGGDRVGIYFLEKGASQRPSKVIYDRAGSSIATAEASDFDWKHIFDGADWFHFTGITPALNDEVAAICLEACKAAKEAGVTISCDLNYRNKLWSKEKAGQVMGEICKYVDVCIANEEDAADVFGIKAANTDVTTGTVNHEGYKDVAKQLADRFGFSKVAITLRESLSANDNNWSAMLYDGNDYFFSKKYKMHIVDRVGGGDSFGGGLICACLNGYDAQSTIEFAVAASCLKHSIEGDFNMVSMDEVSKLAGGDGSGRVQR, encoded by the coding sequence ATGGCAAAAAGAGTGATCACATTTGGTGAAATCATGTTAAGACTGGCTCCGGAAGGATACTACCGTTTTGTACAGGCAGATACCTTCGGCGCAACATACGGCGGAGGAGAGGCCAATGTGGCTGTTTCCCTTGCGAACTACGGGTTTGACGCAGCATTTGTCACAAAGCTGCCAAAACACGAGATCGGACAGGCTGCTGTCAATTCTTTAAGAAAATATGGTGTAGATACAACGAAGATCGCACGGGGCGGCGACCGCGTGGGCATTTATTTCCTGGAGAAAGGTGCATCCCAGAGACCATCTAAGGTTATCTATGACCGTGCCGGCTCCTCGATCGCCACAGCAGAAGCCTCTGATTTCGACTGGAAGCATATTTTCGACGGCGCTGACTGGTTCCATTTTACAGGAATCACACCGGCCTTAAATGATGAAGTGGCAGCCATCTGTCTGGAGGCCTGCAAAGCCGCAAAAGAGGCAGGTGTGACCATTTCCTGTGACTTAAATTACAGAAATAAACTTTGGTCCAAGGAAAAAGCCGGACAGGTTATGGGTGAAATCTGTAAATATGTGGATGTCTGCATAGCAAACGAGGAAGATGCTGCCGATGTATTCGGCATTAAGGCTGCCAACACAGATGTTACAACCGGTACCGTAAACCATGAGGGATACAAAGATGTTGCAAAACAGCTGGCTGACCGGTTTGGTTTCTCAAAAGTTGCCATTACACTGAGAGAGTCCCTGTCTGCAAATGACAACAACTGGTCCGCTATGTTATATGACGGAAATGATTACTTTTTCAGCAAAAAATACAAAATGCACATCGTTGACCGTGTAGGCGGCGGCGACAGCTTTGGCGGCGGATTGATCTGCGCATGCTTAAACGGCTATGATGCACAGTCCACCATCGAGTTCGCAGTAGCTGCTTCCTGTCTGAAACACTCTATTGAGGGTGACTTCAATATGGTTTCCATGGATGAAGTATCCAAACTTGCAGGCGGAGACGGTTCAGGACGTGTTCAGAGATAA
- a CDS encoding RNA polymerase sigma factor — MWFVKKAQRGDADAFVELIEQNKQAMYKVARSYLSCEADIADAMSEAVLSAYEHLGELKSAAYFKTWLTRILINCCKDILRQQGRCTVVGQVPEEGAVEEMKSNRGFTDLVQELPKDFRMIFVLYYGEGFCTREIAELLDISENTVKSRLRRGRMKLSDILQHQ; from the coding sequence ATGTGGTTTGTAAAAAAGGCCCAGAGAGGGGATGCCGATGCTTTTGTGGAGCTGATCGAGCAGAATAAACAGGCAATGTATAAAGTGGCCAGAAGCTATCTGAGCTGTGAAGCAGATATTGCTGATGCCATGTCTGAGGCAGTGCTTTCGGCTTATGAGCATTTAGGGGAGCTTAAATCTGCTGCATATTTCAAAACCTGGCTCACCAGAATCCTGATCAACTGCTGCAAAGACATCCTGCGGCAGCAGGGCAGATGCACCGTAGTGGGACAGGTGCCTGAAGAAGGAGCGGTGGAAGAAATGAAAAGCAACCGCGGATTCACAGACTTGGTACAGGAGCTTCCGAAAGATTTCCGGATGATATTCGTCCTGTACTACGGGGAAGGCTTCTGCACCAGAGAGATAGCGGAGCTGCTTGACATCAGCGAAAATACAGTAAAGAGCCGTCTGCGAAGAGGACGGATGAAGTTGAGCGATATCTTACAGCATCAATAA
- the moaC gene encoding cyclic pyranopterin monophosphate synthase MoaC produces MDNKGLTHFDGEGNAIMVDVSGKNVTSRTATAKGSIHVNREVMDAVVNHTAKKGDVLGVARVAGIMAVKQTWSLIPMCHTLLISKCSVDFETDRENLTITAFCTVKVEGRTGVEMEALTGASVALLTIYDMCKAIDKSMVLSEIHLVEKKGGKSGDFNFGSDKK; encoded by the coding sequence ATGGATAACAAGGGACTGACCCATTTTGACGGGGAAGGCAATGCGATCATGGTGGATGTGTCCGGCAAAAATGTGACAAGCCGCACAGCCACAGCCAAAGGCAGCATCCATGTAAACCGTGAGGTCATGGACGCGGTGGTGAACCACACAGCCAAGAAAGGCGATGTTCTGGGAGTGGCACGGGTGGCCGGAATCATGGCGGTTAAACAGACATGGTCCCTGATCCCCATGTGCCACACACTGCTGATCAGCAAGTGCAGTGTGGACTTTGAGACAGACCGGGAGAACCTGACGATCACCGCCTTTTGTACCGTTAAAGTGGAGGGCAGGACAGGGGTAGAGATGGAAGCCCTCACAGGAGCCAGCGTGGCACTTCTTACGATTTATGATATGTGCAAGGCTATTGACAAAAGCATGGTCCTGTCGGAAATTCATCTGGTGGAGAAAAAAGGCGGCAAAAGCGGGGATTTCAACTTTGGTTCTGATAAAAAATAA
- a CDS encoding IclR family transcriptional regulator — MEEKNPIQVADRLFLVLETLACDAPIALADLSRQLDLNKSTVHRLLCSLIYMGYVKQDTYTQKYDLSLKLLSLSNRLLSRMDILEIVRPHLKKLSEKTGETVHFVQLDGAEAVYIYKEESYQNSVRMVSKVGNRIPLYCSGVGKAMAADMEEEQIRRFWNASNIIRLTPHTITDYSRFQEKIEEVRKKGYALDDEENELGVRCIAVSLPDYKGRARYAFSISAPAARMSDERITQLAEIILKEKREIQQNM, encoded by the coding sequence ATGGAAGAAAAAAATCCCATTCAGGTGGCTGACAGGCTTTTTCTGGTCCTGGAAACCCTGGCCTGTGACGCTCCTATCGCGCTGGCAGATTTAAGCCGGCAGCTTGACCTGAACAAAAGCACGGTACACCGGCTGCTCTGCTCCCTTATTTACATGGGATATGTAAAACAGGACACATACACCCAGAAATATGATTTGTCATTAAAATTATTAAGCCTTTCCAACCGGCTGTTAAGCCGCATGGATATCCTGGAGATTGTACGCCCTCATTTGAAAAAACTCTCTGAAAAAACAGGGGAAACCGTACATTTTGTCCAGCTTGACGGTGCGGAGGCTGTCTATATCTATAAAGAAGAATCGTACCAGAACTCTGTCCGCATGGTATCCAAGGTGGGCAACCGGATCCCTCTCTACTGTTCAGGCGTTGGAAAAGCCATGGCAGCAGACATGGAGGAGGAACAAATACGCCGTTTCTGGAATGCAAGCAATATTATCCGCCTGACCCCCCACACTATTACGGATTACTCCCGGTTTCAGGAAAAAATAGAGGAAGTCAGAAAAAAAGGATATGCACTGGATGATGAGGAAAACGAACTTGGTGTACGCTGCATTGCAGTCAGCCTTCCTGATTATAAAGGGCGGGCCCGCTATGCCTTCTCTATCTCCGCTCCGGCTGCCAGAATGTCGGACGAACGGATTACCCAGCTTGCAGAAATCATTCTGAAAGAAAAGCGGGAAATCCAGCAGAATATGTAA
- a CDS encoding MogA/MoaB family molybdenum cofactor biosynthesis protein produces the protein MRRAAVITSSDSGYAGEREDMSAPVICEILEKAGYQITYKVLLPDERGMLSREMARLADENIADLILTTGGTGFSPRDCMPEATMDICERQVPGIPEAMRAYSMQITKRAMLSRQAAGIRKQALIINLPGSPKAVRECLEYILPELEHGLDILQGTAHNCART, from the coding sequence ATGAGAAGAGCAGCAGTGATAACATCAAGCGACAGCGGTTATGCAGGCGAGAGAGAGGATATGAGCGCGCCTGTCATCTGTGAAATTCTGGAGAAGGCAGGCTATCAGATTACATATAAGGTCCTGCTCCCTGATGAGAGAGGGATGTTAAGCCGTGAGATGGCAAGACTGGCAGATGAAAACATCGCGGACCTGATCCTCACCACAGGCGGAACCGGCTTCTCGCCCAGAGACTGCATGCCGGAGGCCACTATGGATATCTGTGAGAGACAGGTACCCGGTATTCCGGAAGCCATGCGGGCATACAGTATGCAGATCACCAAACGTGCCATGCTGAGCCGCCAGGCAGCAGGTATCAGAAAACAGGCACTGATCATCAACCTTCCGGGAAGCCCAAAGGCAGTGAGAGAATGCCTGGAATATATCCTGCCGGAATTGGAGCACGGCCTGGATATCCTTCAGGGAACTGCCCACAACTGTGCCAGAACTTGA
- the aroD gene encoding type I 3-dehydroquinate dehydratase, with protein sequence MKTVEIKGIKIGEGIPKICIPLTGKTKEELIKEAETVKNMKPDLVEWRADCYEEGENSENSLEMLKTIRGIFDTIPLLFTFRTDKEGGDRPITCADYVNLLENAAKTGFVDLIDVEAFFDTAKTKKLIESLKKCGVFVVASNHHFDRTPSIEEMVNRLETMDSIGAHILKLAVMPRSEEDLMSLLTATVMMKKRTDKPVITMSMGKAGVLSRLCGETAGSAVTFAAGVKASAPGQIPADRIRRTLALLHESFT encoded by the coding sequence ATGAAAACCGTAGAGATAAAAGGTATTAAGATCGGAGAGGGAATTCCCAAAATCTGTATTCCTCTTACAGGAAAAACAAAAGAAGAGCTCATAAAAGAAGCAGAAACAGTGAAAAATATGAAACCGGATTTGGTGGAATGGCGCGCAGATTGTTATGAGGAGGGAGAGAACAGCGAAAATAGTTTGGAAATGTTGAAAACGATTCGCGGTATTTTTGACACGATTCCCCTTCTTTTTACCTTCAGAACCGACAAAGAAGGAGGTGATCGGCCCATCACCTGTGCGGATTATGTAAATCTTCTGGAAAATGCCGCCAAAACCGGCTTTGTGGACCTGATTGACGTGGAAGCTTTTTTTGACACAGCTAAGACAAAAAAACTCATAGAAAGCCTTAAAAAGTGCGGTGTCTTTGTGGTTGCCTCCAACCATCATTTTGACAGGACTCCTTCTATAGAAGAGATGGTAAACAGGCTGGAGACCATGGATAGTATCGGAGCCCATATTTTGAAGCTGGCTGTCATGCCCAGAAGTGAGGAGGACCTCATGTCCCTTTTGACAGCAACGGTCATGATGAAGAAAAGGACAGACAAACCGGTCATCACCATGTCCATGGGAAAAGCCGGAGTTCTAAGCCGTCTCTGCGGGGAGACAGCAGGGTCAGCCGTCACATTTGCAGCAGGTGTGAAGGCTTCGGCACCGGGGCAGATTCCTGCTGACAGGATACGCAGGACCCTTGCCCTTCTTCATGAAAGCTTTACATAA
- the sigE gene encoding RNA polymerase sporulation sigma factor SigE translates to MPVFSGFSNIIFRRGEEIHYIGGAEVLPAPLDAEAEAEMIGKLQTEDNADAKSRLIEHNLRLVVYIAKKFDNTGVGVEDLISIGTIGLIKAINTFNPTKKIKLATYASRCIENEILMYLRRNSKTKMEVSIDEPLNVDWDGNELLLSDILGTDEDVIYRGIESEVERSLLGKAIGKLTKREQTIVRLRFGINMPDGREKTQKEVADLLGISQSYISRLEKRIMKRLKKEIVRYE, encoded by the coding sequence ATGCCTGTTTTTTCGGGGTTTTCCAATATTATATTCAGAAGAGGGGAAGAAATTCATTATATCGGAGGGGCAGAGGTCCTTCCGGCGCCTTTGGATGCAGAGGCCGAGGCGGAAATGATAGGAAAATTACAGACAGAGGACAATGCGGATGCGAAATCCCGTCTGATTGAACATAACCTGCGCCTGGTTGTGTACATTGCCAAGAAATTTGATAACACCGGGGTAGGGGTGGAGGATTTGATCTCTATAGGAACCATAGGTCTGATCAAGGCCATCAATACATTTAACCCCACAAAAAAGATCAAGCTGGCAACATACGCGTCCAGATGTATTGAAAATGAGATTCTTATGTATCTCAGGCGAAACAGCAAGACAAAGATGGAAGTTTCCATTGATGAACCGCTGAATGTGGACTGGGACGGCAATGAACTGCTCCTGTCCGACATTCTGGGAACAGATGAGGATGTGATTTACAGGGGAATAGAGAGTGAAGTAGAGCGTTCCCTTCTGGGGAAGGCTATCGGAAAGCTGACCAAAAGGGAACAGACCATTGTGCGCCTGCGTTTTGGCATCAATATGCCGGATGGCAGAGAAAAGACGCAGAAGGAAGTGGCAGATCTTCTGGGTATCTCCCAGTCTTACATATCCAGGCTGGAGAAGCGGATCATGAAGAGATTGAAAAAAGAGATTGTGAGATACGAGTAA
- a CDS encoding cell division protein FtsQ/DivIB, translating to MDRKKHRIFWGCLAAAVLIAIAVFFTCFQITSVKVEGNQNYTEDEIKKMVLSGPLSGNSVLVRFLDPDERTKDAEFINKIWLERTSRHSLVIHVREKELIGYVKFLDGNLYFDRNGIVQVSTTDELENIPNVEGLVLDKVGVGEKIPGLDKGSLSLILSVTKMMEKGDQKPDRLVLDEKRQLVLYYGKVEARMGYDQNMDEKMSRLLGIIPQLEGMEGVLHLENVDETSKNVVFDKVLSEAEQKALKEKGNDSGEETDSSDTGDDHEDSDSSGDEDSDHSGEDSGYEAGSGYEDYGSDDGSGEE from the coding sequence ATGGATAGGAAAAAACACAGGATATTCTGGGGCTGCCTGGCAGCGGCCGTATTAATAGCCATTGCGGTATTCTTTACCTGCTTTCAGATTACCAGTGTTAAAGTAGAAGGAAATCAGAACTATACGGAAGATGAAATCAAAAAAATGGTGCTGTCAGGCCCACTTTCGGGCAACTCAGTGCTTGTGAGATTTCTTGATCCTGATGAAAGAACAAAAGATGCGGAATTTATAAATAAAATCTGGCTGGAGAGGACAAGCCGTCACAGCCTTGTGATCCATGTAAGAGAAAAAGAGCTGATCGGCTATGTGAAATTTCTGGACGGAAACCTATACTTTGACAGAAACGGGATCGTCCAGGTAAGCACCACGGATGAGCTGGAGAACATACCAAATGTAGAAGGGCTTGTCCTTGATAAGGTGGGGGTGGGAGAAAAAATCCCCGGACTTGACAAAGGCAGTCTGAGCCTGATCTTAAGTGTGACAAAGATGATGGAGAAGGGTGATCAGAAACCGGACAGGCTGGTACTGGATGAGAAGAGGCAGCTTGTGCTCTATTACGGCAAGGTGGAAGCCCGCATGGGTTATGACCAGAATATGGATGAGAAAATGAGCCGGCTTCTGGGCATAATCCCACAGCTTGAAGGCATGGAAGGTGTCCTTCACCTGGAAAATGTGGACGAAACTTCAAAAAATGTTGTCTTTGATAAGGTGCTCAGCGAGGCGGAGCAAAAGGCACTTAAGGAGAAGGGAAACGACAGCGGTGAAGAAACAGACAGCTCAGATACCGGGGATGACCATGAGGACTCTGACAGTTCCGGGGATGAGGATTCCGATCACAGCGGAGAGGATTCTGGCTATGAGGCTGGTTCCGGATATGAAGACTATGGTTCTGATGATGGTTCCGGGGAGGAATAA
- a CDS encoding DUF4179 domain-containing protein: protein MKYTENEMKQILEQEIEIPKKVDERLQDTYSQIRTQNKTRTTHAQKSWRKITAAAAVAALTLTVTGGTAAAAYLSEHTDFFQGMFGNTTKSSQEHTQVLADPDKEDGMMADLPGKEYVPVDEEKADALIGGNVTEVNITKEIGDHTLTIENIVTDGNGMLMSMTLERQGGVTALYADDETNRTKGAYFSQESNFFFCFEDQDGNPAGEFMYVDTEKSTPDKYYIYDYMIWGSAENTSNQPRLHIYTYPVTFGELQEIGGTDPEKRDQIEVTEDYVDLPQCETIPMQSLTQDDTWICSYSPISMNINMSAQAPEDEAQDPYCIKYIELKYKDGTSYIIFKQDELDNTGYICGVNNEFRLTYNRIVNPDDISQIIINDNVYHIN, encoded by the coding sequence ATGAAGTATACAGAAAATGAAATGAAACAGATCCTGGAACAGGAGATAGAGATACCGAAAAAAGTGGATGAACGCCTGCAGGACACCTACAGTCAGATCCGTACCCAGAACAAAACAAGAACCACCCATGCACAAAAGTCCTGGCGGAAAATAACGGCAGCCGCGGCAGTGGCAGCCCTCACCCTGACTGTGACCGGCGGTACAGCAGCAGCGGCTTACCTCTCCGAACACACAGATTTCTTCCAGGGCATGTTTGGAAACACCACGAAATCCTCCCAGGAACACACCCAGGTCCTTGCGGACCCGGATAAAGAGGACGGCATGATGGCTGACCTCCCCGGCAAAGAATACGTTCCGGTAGATGAGGAGAAAGCTGACGCCCTCATAGGCGGCAATGTAACCGAGGTGAACATCACCAAAGAAATCGGTGACCACACCCTTACCATAGAGAATATTGTCACAGACGGCAACGGCATGCTCATGTCCATGACCCTGGAAAGACAGGGCGGAGTCACTGCACTGTACGCGGATGACGAGACAAACCGCACAAAAGGTGCCTATTTCTCCCAGGAATCCAACTTCTTCTTCTGTTTTGAAGATCAGGACGGAAACCCTGCCGGTGAATTTATGTATGTAGACACAGAAAAGAGCACACCTGATAAATACTACATTTATGATTACATGATATGGGGCAGTGCAGAAAATACCTCAAACCAGCCCAGACTGCACATTTATACCTATCCCGTTACTTTCGGCGAACTCCAGGAGATTGGCGGGACAGACCCGGAAAAGAGAGATCAGATAGAAGTGACAGAAGATTACGTGGACCTTCCCCAGTGCGAAACCATCCCCATGCAGTCCCTGACCCAGGATGATACCTGGATATGCTCCTATTCCCCCATCTCCATGAACATCAACATGTCCGCCCAGGCCCCCGAAGATGAGGCGCAGGACCCTTACTGCATCAAATACATCGAACTCAAGTACAAAGACGGCACAAGCTACATCATCTTCAAACAGGACGAACTGGACAACACCGGCTACATCTGCGGCGTAAACAACGAATTCCGCCTAACCTACAACCGCATCGTAAACCCCGACGACATCTCCCAGATCATCATCAACGACAATGTTTACCATATCAACTGA
- the eda gene encoding bifunctional 4-hydroxy-2-oxoglutarate aldolase/2-dehydro-3-deoxy-phosphogluconate aldolase yields the protein MNAILEQLSKFGVVPVVVLNEVKDAEPLAKALCEGGLPCAEVTFRTAAAEESIRTMTEKFPEMLVGAGTVLTTEQVDRAVAAGAKFIVSPGFDPEIVDYCLDKDILVLPGCVTPSEVAQGVKRGLKVLKFFPAEQYGGVSTIKAMAAAYVGIKFMPTGGINPKNVKDYLTCDKIFACGGSWMVKGDLIAAGEFDKIKTLTEEAVALVKEVR from the coding sequence ATGAACGCGATCTTAGAACAGCTTTCAAAATTCGGTGTTGTTCCGGTAGTTGTATTAAATGAAGTGAAAGATGCTGAGCCGCTGGCAAAAGCATTATGTGAGGGTGGTCTTCCCTGTGCAGAGGTAACATTCCGTACTGCAGCAGCAGAGGAATCTATCCGTACCATGACAGAGAAATTTCCTGAAATGCTGGTTGGCGCAGGTACTGTTTTGACTACAGAGCAGGTGGACCGTGCAGTGGCAGCCGGTGCAAAATTCATCGTCAGCCCGGGATTTGATCCGGAGATCGTTGACTACTGCCTGGACAAAGATATTTTAGTCCTGCCCGGATGCGTAACGCCTTCTGAGGTAGCACAGGGTGTTAAGCGCGGATTGAAAGTGCTGAAGTTCTTCCCGGCTGAACAGTACGGCGGTGTGTCTACCATCAAAGCTATGGCAGCAGCATATGTGGGAATCAAGTTTATGCCTACAGGCGGAATTAATCCTAAGAATGTAAAAGACTATCTGACCTGTGATAAGATTTTTGCATGCGGCGGAAGCTGGATGGTAAAAGGCGATTTGATCGCAGCAGGAGAATTTGATAAGATCAAAACCCTCACAGAGGAAGCCGTTGCTCTGGTGAAAGAAGTAAGATAG
- a CDS encoding sigma-E processing peptidase SpoIIGA — translation MYYEFYIDVFFVVNLVMDFLLLRLVNRVLKGTATPLRSLAGAALGAAGICVITLLPLSSPYVRVLLSHGILGVLMVWVGCCCRSWRKLVTGLLLLYGFSFLTGGILTALPGSTKEGLLTFCFITTATYWILILGMRLLEYLKGKSSAICEVTIFAGGKSVKVKGLYDTGNRLRDTRTRKPVSVVEYGRFEELLGDDQKASFERLLGGTGSTEDICAQSVLAFHPHYISYRSVGQDNGLMLAVTVDKLYVSAGEEGSVVKHAVLGLAGNQLSTAGNFQIIVNPCIVNAEQHGILHS, via the coding sequence GTGTACTACGAATTTTACATTGACGTTTTTTTCGTAGTCAATCTGGTAATGGATTTTTTGCTGCTGCGTCTGGTAAACCGGGTGCTGAAGGGGACTGCCACTCCTCTTCGTTCTCTGGCAGGTGCGGCGCTGGGAGCTGCCGGTATCTGTGTGATCACACTGCTGCCCTTATCGTCCCCCTACGTGCGGGTATTGCTTTCACATGGAATTTTGGGTGTCCTCATGGTGTGGGTGGGCTGCTGCTGCAGATCATGGAGAAAATTAGTTACAGGGCTTTTGCTGCTGTACGGTTTTTCTTTTCTCACAGGAGGAATACTTACTGCCCTGCCGGGAAGCACTAAGGAAGGCTTACTTACGTTTTGTTTCATCACCACAGCCACTTACTGGATTCTCATCTTAGGAATGCGACTCTTGGAATACTTAAAAGGAAAAAGCTCCGCCATATGCGAAGTCACTATCTTCGCTGGCGGCAAATCAGTGAAAGTCAAAGGACTGTATGATACTGGCAACAGGCTGCGCGACACACGCACCAGAAAACCGGTGAGTGTGGTGGAATACGGGAGGTTTGAGGAGCTTCTTGGCGATGACCAAAAGGCTTCTTTTGAGAGGCTTCTTGGAGGAACCGGAAGCACAGAGGATATCTGTGCCCAATCGGTGCTGGCCTTTCATCCCCATTACATTTCATACCGCAGTGTGGGGCAGGATAATGGACTAATGCTTGCCGTCACTGTAGATAAACTATATGTATCAGCAGGAGAAGAAGGCAGTGTGGTAAAACATGCAGTTTTAGGGCTTGCAGGGAACCAGCTTTCCACTGCCGGAAACTTTCAGATAATCGTCAATCCGTGCATCGTGAACGCAGAACAGCATGGGATCCTGCATTCATGA
- the ftsZ gene encoding cell division protein FtsZ — protein sequence MTNEAESSAKIIVIGVGGAGNNAVNRMVEEAIGGVEFVGVNTDKQALTLCKAPTVVQIGEKLTKGLGAGAKPEIGEKAAEESIEEIKQVLQGADMVFVTCGMGGGTGTGAAPIAAGLAKEMGILTVGVVTKPFRFEAKTRMTNALTGIEKLKENVDTLIVIPNDRLLEIVDRRTTMPEALRKADEVLQQAVQGITDLINLPALINLDFADVQTVMIDKGIAHIGIGEGKGDDKAMEAVQQAVSSPLLETTIEGASHVIINVSGDISLMDANDAASYVQDLTGEDTNIIFGALYDDKEADYVRITVIATGLDDETARKPSVSRDKKAARQEEPVQQQTPVQPQQQAPAYSQPQQQPAFKMPSFQPQQGFGSTQQGTFTSNVPKKDIQIPDFLKNRR from the coding sequence ATGACAAACGAAGCTGAATCATCTGCAAAAATTATTGTGATTGGTGTAGGTGGAGCTGGTAATAACGCAGTTAACAGAATGGTGGAAGAGGCTATCGGCGGAGTGGAATTCGTCGGAGTCAATACAGATAAACAGGCCCTGACCTTATGCAAGGCACCGACTGTAGTGCAGATTGGTGAGAAGCTGACAAAAGGCCTTGGTGCAGGTGCAAAACCGGAAATCGGTGAAAAAGCGGCTGAGGAGAGCATCGAGGAGATCAAACAGGTACTGCAGGGCGCTGACATGGTATTTGTCACCTGTGGTATGGGCGGCGGAACCGGAACAGGCGCTGCACCGATCGCAGCAGGCCTGGCAAAAGAAATGGGTATCCTGACCGTAGGCGTTGTCACAAAACCTTTCCGTTTTGAAGCTAAGACTCGTATGACAAATGCGCTGACAGGTATTGAAAAATTAAAAGAGAATGTGGACACACTGATCGTGATCCCGAATGACCGTCTGCTGGAGATCGTGGACCGCCGGACAACTATGCCGGAGGCTCTCAGAAAAGCAGATGAGGTACTGCAGCAGGCCGTACAGGGTATCACTGACCTGATCAATCTGCCGGCACTGATCAATCTGGACTTCGCAGATGTTCAGACGGTTATGATCGACAAAGGTATTGCACACATCGGTATCGGTGAAGGAAAAGGCGACGACAAGGCCATGGAAGCTGTACAGCAGGCCGTATCCAGTCCGCTTCTGGAGACCACTATCGAGGGTGCTTCCCACGTTATCATCAACGTATCCGGAGATATTTCTCTTATGGATGCCAACGATGCAGCCAGCTATGTACAGGATCTCACCGGAGAAGATACCAATATTATCTTCGGTGCCCTGTATGATGATAAAGAAGCTGATTATGTTAGAATTACTGTTATCGCTACCGGACTGGATGATGAGACAGCAAGAAAACCAAGCGTGAGCAGAGACAAGAAAGCAGCGAGACAGGAGGAACCGGTACAGCAGCAGACACCGGTACAGCCGCAGCAGCAGGCACCGGCATACAGCCAGCCTCAGCAGCAGCCGGCATTCAAGATGCCGTCCTTCCAGCCGCAGCAGGGCTTCGGAAGTACACAGCAGGGTACATTCACAAGCAATGTGCCGAAAAAGGATATCCAGATTCCGGATTTCCTGAAGAACAGAAGATAA